One region of Candidatus Peribacteraceae bacterium genomic DNA includes:
- a CDS encoding response regulator, whose amino-acid sequence MPQPYILLAEDDLTIGEMMRLTLEESGYAVRSVRDGAETLAAVEERAPVLLFLDLLMPKKDGYAVLESLRESGHAFPVVVLSNLSDDRSRQRCTALGAASYFVKSNMDEEALLDLVKEYARRA is encoded by the coding sequence ATGCCGCAACCCTACATCCTTCTCGCGGAGGACGACCTGACCATCGGGGAGATGATGAGGCTGACGCTGGAGGAGAGCGGGTACGCCGTCCGGAGCGTGCGGGACGGCGCGGAGACGCTTGCTGCGGTGGAGGAGCGTGCGCCGGTTCTGCTTTTCCTGGATCTTCTCATGCCCAAGAAAGACGGGTACGCCGTGCTGGAATCCCTCCGGGAGAGCGGCCATGCCTTCCCCGTTGTCGTTCTCTCCAACCTCAGCGATGACCGCAGCAGGCAACGGTGCACAGCGCTGGGGGCTGCGTCCTACTTCGTGAAGAGCAACATGGATGAGGAGGCGCTGCTGGATTTGGTGAAGGAGTACGCGCGGAGAGCGTGA
- a CDS encoding ATP-binding protein, translating to MTLAKKILVPFGILIAIWGTLSLYLLFQFADRQRELSRYTDTFLEIHDVNHELANRGRHLETDLLSYALTGDAHMLPSIRSAEAAERVLLEQLSTLTLAGRGKELTEEYIRSRDKVRDMRVQAVEAIRLGDKAAAGFTLDKWMILTRASQAKSEDVNKYHSILLGQHVENGQRLMQRAMEVSTFFAALCILLLLIFSFYLRSSLIRPLAELTRQVRKVTEGDLHIFPAGSLGTDEIGQLTSSFTEMTAKLRHTYRSLEEKAERSAGELAVSQEQFTRAFRDSSLGMCLLTPEGALLEVNAALARMMGYAERDAAQVRPLDIIHAEDQPFIQEQKRAMISGLHDAIQVEVRLLHKRGYAFWALANASLVRDTQGVPLYFIVQVQDIHRRKVEEMAQSEFVALASHQLRTPLTSVRWTLGRALRTLRGKVDDGDMRLLEEARRATVNLAGIIDAMLTISQIEAGKVTVRMEDVCVRDLIQALREEFSGPCKEKRLGVRVDIPPTLTLCTDRRLLRECVSNLFSNAIKYTPPGGSISFEAGEKGSDVRITVSDTGLGIPMHQQERVFSKFFRGDNVVMHEPNGTGLGLYLVATVVRLLRGKATFRSREGEGTVFSILLPKEWRDH from the coding sequence ATGACGTTAGCAAAGAAGATCCTCGTGCCGTTCGGCATCCTCATCGCCATCTGGGGAACGCTCTCGCTGTACTTGCTCTTCCAGTTTGCCGACCGCCAGCGAGAACTCTCCCGGTATACGGACACCTTCCTGGAAATCCATGATGTCAACCATGAGCTGGCGAACCGCGGACGCCATCTGGAAACCGACTTGCTCTCCTATGCGCTCACGGGGGACGCGCATATGCTCCCCTCCATCCGGTCGGCGGAGGCGGCGGAACGTGTATTGTTGGAGCAGCTCTCCACCCTCACGCTTGCAGGGCGGGGAAAGGAACTCACCGAGGAGTACATCCGCAGCCGGGACAAGGTCCGGGATATGCGCGTGCAAGCGGTGGAGGCCATCCGGCTTGGGGACAAAGCGGCGGCGGGGTTCACGCTGGACAAATGGATGATCCTCACCCGGGCCAGCCAAGCAAAATCGGAGGATGTGAACAAGTACCACAGCATCCTGCTCGGGCAGCACGTGGAGAACGGGCAACGGCTCATGCAGCGGGCCATGGAAGTGTCCACGTTCTTCGCCGCCCTCTGCATCCTCCTGCTTCTGATCTTCTCCTTCTACCTCCGCTCCTCCCTTATCCGCCCTCTCGCGGAGCTCACGCGGCAGGTACGGAAGGTGACGGAAGGCGACCTGCACATCTTCCCCGCGGGTTCCCTGGGTACCGACGAGATCGGGCAGCTCACGTCCTCCTTCACGGAAATGACTGCCAAGTTGCGCCATACGTACCGTTCCTTGGAGGAGAAGGCGGAGCGCAGCGCAGGGGAGCTGGCGGTGAGCCAGGAGCAGTTCACGCGCGCCTTCCGCGATTCCTCGCTGGGGATGTGCCTCCTGACGCCGGAGGGCGCCCTGTTGGAGGTGAACGCGGCCCTCGCCCGCATGATGGGGTATGCGGAGCGGGATGCGGCGCAGGTCCGTCCCTTGGACATCATCCATGCGGAGGATCAGCCCTTCATCCAAGAGCAGAAGCGCGCCATGATCAGCGGGTTGCATGACGCCATCCAGGTGGAGGTACGACTCCTGCACAAGCGGGGCTACGCCTTCTGGGCCCTTGCCAATGCCTCCCTCGTGCGGGACACGCAAGGGGTGCCGCTCTACTTCATCGTCCAGGTGCAGGACATCCACCGTCGGAAGGTGGAGGAGATGGCGCAGTCCGAGTTCGTGGCACTCGCCTCCCACCAACTGCGCACGCCCCTCACCAGCGTCCGTTGGACCTTGGGGCGTGCCCTGCGCACGTTGCGGGGGAAGGTGGATGACGGGGACATGCGTCTGCTGGAGGAAGCCCGCCGCGCCACCGTGAACCTGGCCGGCATCATTGACGCCATGCTCACCATCTCCCAAATAGAGGCGGGCAAGGTGACCGTGCGCATGGAGGATGTGTGCGTGCGGGACCTCATCCAGGCGCTGCGGGAGGAATTCAGCGGCCCCTGCAAGGAGAAGCGCCTGGGCGTCCGGGTGGACATCCCCCCCACGCTCACGCTGTGCACGGACCGGCGCTTACTGCGCGAGTGCGTGTCGAACCTCTTCTCCAACGCCATCAAGTACACGCCCCCGGGGGGGAGCATCAGCTTCGAGGCCGGGGAGAAGGGCTCGGACGTCCGCATCACGGTGAGCGATACGGGGTTGGGCATCCCCATGCACCAGCAGGAGCGGGTATTCAGCAAGTTCTTCCGCGGCGACAACGTGGTGATGCACGAGCCCAACGGCACCGGGCTCGGCCTGTACCTGGTGGCCACCGTCGTCCGTCTGTTGCGGGGGAAGGCGACCTTCCGGTCCCGGGAGGGAGAGGGCACAGTTTTTAGCATCCTTTTGCCAAAAGAATGGAGAGATCATTGA
- a CDS encoding 50S ribosomal protein L25: protein MDMIPLKAQVRDASAKPRKMRRDGRVPCVLYGNKIAAVSISCEERELHRVFAKAGESTLVELDMGEKKVPVLFKAITFEPVSGREEHADFYVVDMKQEIETQVPVHFEGEAPAIKEQGGIFVTAYEHVTVRCLPSDLPHNLTVDISGLVELHSSVSVKDLKLPKGVKVMEDPATVLATVQEPRKEEEIAPPAAEAVPVEGAAPVEGAAPVEGAPAATAEAAPAAAEKGKKK from the coding sequence ATGGACATGATCCCCCTCAAAGCGCAGGTTCGAGACGCTTCCGCCAAGCCCCGCAAAATGCGGCGCGACGGCCGCGTGCCGTGCGTGCTCTACGGCAACAAAATCGCGGCCGTCTCCATCAGCTGCGAGGAGAGGGAACTGCACCGGGTGTTCGCGAAGGCGGGGGAGAGCACGCTCGTGGAATTGGATATGGGGGAGAAGAAGGTCCCCGTGCTCTTCAAGGCCATCACATTCGAGCCGGTCTCCGGCCGGGAGGAACATGCGGATTTCTACGTGGTGGACATGAAGCAAGAGATCGAGACGCAGGTGCCCGTGCACTTCGAAGGTGAGGCGCCGGCAATCAAGGAGCAGGGCGGCATCTTCGTCACCGCATACGAGCACGTGACGGTGCGCTGCTTGCCCTCGGACCTCCCCCACAACCTCACGGTGGACATCTCCGGCTTGGTGGAACTCCACTCCTCGGTTTCCGTGAAGGACCTCAAGCTGCCCAAAGGCGTGAAGGTGATGGAGGATCCGGCTACGGTGCTGGCCACGGTGCAGGAGCCGCGCAAGGAAGAGGAAATTGCGCCGCCCGCCGCGGAAGCCGTGCCTGTGGAAGGAGCCGCCCCTGTGGAAGGAGCCGCCCCTGTGGAAGGAGCGCCTGCCGCAACGGCGGAAGCCGCCCCCGCCGCCGCCGAGAAGGGAAAAAAGAAGTAG
- a CDS encoding divergent PAP2 family protein yields the protein MQNLLHTYLFLIPLVVLILAEITKMLVEQVKTGSGHLRLFHPGGMPSSHSAFVTSLLIIVGKKLGVESVEFAIAFVFASITWYDAFSSRHAIGEQAKILNRLQHWQHLTERLGHTLKEVVGGILFGALVTAMGVWIAG from the coding sequence ATGCAGAATCTGCTCCATACCTACCTGTTCCTCATCCCCCTCGTGGTCCTCATCCTCGCGGAGATCACGAAGATGCTCGTGGAACAGGTGAAGACGGGATCCGGGCACTTGCGCCTCTTCCACCCGGGCGGCATGCCCAGCTCGCATTCCGCGTTCGTCACGTCCCTCCTCATCATCGTGGGGAAGAAGCTGGGCGTGGAATCCGTGGAGTTCGCCATCGCGTTCGTGTTCGCTTCCATCACCTGGTACGACGCCTTCAGCTCGCGCCACGCCATCGGGGAACAGGCGAAAATCCTGAACCGCCTGCAGCACTGGCAGCATTTGACGGAGCGGCTGGGGCACACCCTCAAGGAGGTCGTCGGCGGCATACTGTTCGGGGCACTGGTAACGGCCATGGGGGTGTGGATTGCCGGATGA
- a CDS encoding aminoacyl--tRNA ligase-related protein, producing the protein MLLSRLFAKTSKTSVADADSRNAELLVRAGFVAKTMAGVYSFLPLGLRVLRNIETVVREEMEGIGGQEVLLSALSPREYWEKTGRWDRKVFDVLFRVPAAGEQEYGLNPTHEEIITPIVKQFVHSYRDLPFAAYQIQTKFRNELRAKSGLLRGREFLMKDLYSFHADQGDLEKYYATVQGAYDRVFERIGLGEKTYLTYAAGGTFSKYSHEYQVLLENGEDGIFVSVEAERQGKRIAVNKEIYEPGKTVCPVTGGKEFREAKASEAANIFMLGTKFSLPFGLTYNAKDGTMKEVVMGCYGIGISRLMGIIAEAFADEQGLVWPVAVAPARAHIIPIVKTTEEEAYGAAVTLRETLEREGISTLFDDRVDLSAGSRMADADLMGLPCRIVVSPKTLKAQGAELKDRRTGTVTLVPLTDVLGNLRAVSA; encoded by the coding sequence ATGCTCCTCTCCCGGCTCTTCGCCAAGACTTCCAAGACTTCCGTCGCCGACGCCGACAGCCGCAATGCGGAACTGCTTGTGCGCGCGGGTTTCGTGGCCAAGACCATGGCCGGTGTGTACTCGTTCCTCCCCCTCGGCCTCCGCGTCCTGCGGAACATCGAGACGGTCGTCCGGGAGGAGATGGAGGGCATCGGCGGGCAGGAAGTCCTCCTCTCCGCGCTCTCCCCCCGGGAGTACTGGGAGAAGACGGGACGGTGGGACCGGAAAGTGTTCGACGTGCTGTTCCGCGTCCCCGCCGCCGGGGAGCAGGAGTACGGGCTCAACCCCACGCATGAGGAGATCATTACGCCCATAGTGAAGCAATTCGTACACTCCTACCGCGACCTCCCCTTCGCGGCCTACCAGATCCAGACCAAGTTCCGCAACGAGCTGCGGGCCAAATCCGGCCTCCTGCGCGGGCGCGAGTTCCTCATGAAGGACCTCTACTCCTTCCACGCGGACCAGGGTGATTTGGAGAAGTACTACGCCACGGTGCAGGGCGCGTACGACCGGGTGTTCGAACGGATCGGGCTGGGGGAGAAGACCTACCTTACCTACGCCGCCGGCGGCACCTTCTCCAAGTACTCCCATGAGTACCAGGTGCTCCTGGAGAACGGGGAAGACGGCATTTTCGTGAGCGTCGAAGCGGAACGCCAAGGGAAACGCATCGCGGTGAACAAGGAAATCTACGAACCGGGGAAGACCGTTTGCCCCGTGACGGGAGGCAAGGAGTTCCGCGAAGCGAAGGCCTCGGAAGCGGCCAATATCTTCATGTTGGGCACCAAGTTCTCGCTGCCTTTCGGCCTCACATACAACGCGAAAGACGGCACGATGAAGGAGGTGGTGATGGGTTGTTACGGCATCGGCATTTCCCGCCTGATGGGGATCATCGCCGAAGCGTTTGCGGACGAACAGGGGTTGGTGTGGCCCGTCGCCGTCGCGCCCGCCCGCGCCCACATCATCCCCATCGTGAAGACGACGGAAGAGGAAGCCTACGGCGCCGCCGTGACGCTGCGGGAAACACTGGAGCGGGAGGGCATCTCCACCCTCTTCGATGACCGCGTGGACCTTTCCGCGGGCTCGCGCATGGCCGATGCGGACCTCATGGGCTTGCCCTGCCGCATTGTGGTTTCCCCCAAGACACTCAAGGCGCAGGGCGCGGAACTCAAGGACCGCCGCACGGGTACGGTCACCCTCGTCCCCCTCACGGACGTCCTCGGCAACCTCCGGGCTGTATCTGCCTGA
- a CDS encoding VIT1/CCC1 transporter family protein, whose protein sequence is MMNHPDIKNRLAQHRAQEIHGSALGPFIHDIVFGAHDGIVTTFAVVAGTVGAELPVSVIVILGVANLLADGVSMGAGAYLSIKAEKDQYERILKEELQEIEHVPEMEREEIREVFEAKGFTGADLDRAVQIITGDKNMWAKTMMHEEHGLTGETTSRPFLHALATFLGFGFFGAVPLLPYLFGVGGEHQFLVAVLSTAVALLFVGVTRSIVTRERVVRGVVEVLAVGTVATSVAYITGTLLRGVLE, encoded by the coding sequence ATGATGAACCACCCGGACATCAAGAACCGCCTGGCGCAGCACCGGGCGCAGGAGATCCACGGCAGCGCCCTGGGCCCCTTCATCCACGACATCGTCTTCGGGGCGCACGACGGCATCGTCACAACCTTTGCGGTGGTGGCGGGCACGGTGGGAGCGGAGCTTCCCGTCTCGGTGATCGTCATCCTGGGCGTCGCCAACTTGCTGGCCGACGGGGTTTCCATGGGTGCGGGAGCGTACCTCTCCATCAAGGCGGAGAAGGACCAGTACGAGCGCATCCTCAAGGAGGAGCTGCAGGAAATCGAGCATGTCCCCGAGATGGAGCGCGAGGAGATCCGCGAGGTCTTCGAAGCCAAGGGGTTCACGGGGGCGGATTTGGACCGCGCCGTGCAGATCATCACGGGGGACAAGAACATGTGGGCCAAGACCATGATGCACGAGGAGCACGGGTTGACGGGGGAGACCACGTCCCGGCCGTTCCTCCACGCCCTTGCCACGTTCCTCGGATTCGGCTTCTTCGGCGCGGTGCCGCTGCTCCCGTACCTGTTCGGGGTGGGCGGAGAGCACCAATTCCTTGTCGCGGTCCTCTCCACGGCCGTCGCTCTCCTCTTCGTGGGTGTGACGCGGAGCATCGTCACGCGGGAGCGCGTGGTGCGGGGTGTGGTGGAAGTGTTGGCGGTAGGGACGGTTGCGACAAGTGTGGCATATATCACCGGTACTTTGCTGAGAGGAGTATTAGAGTAG
- a CDS encoding tyrosine/phenylalanine carboxypeptidase domain-containing protein, with the protein MFPIVKHGILGLNARNLLYLKPFNPQRAVALADSKLKTKAFLSARGIPVAKVYGRIENRWQLRAFDFASLPDECVLKPNFGYGGEGILILKGRRKGRFLEEGRVEVSEERLREHIENILEGQFSVNGRADTAFFERILAPHQAFAPFRPAGLPDIRIVVFNLVPVMAMLRVPTTESGGKANVHQGGIGIGIDIAKGVTTHAVQGNRHLAQLPHGGSPAGIAIPFWEEMLLLASRIQTITNIGYLAVDFTLDREQGVTLLEVNARAGLMLQVANLSPLRRRLERVKGLKISAPEKGVRVAQDLFGHKVHPKAREPVLDRPRLGVQETLTIHGQGVRIEIPAIIAPAVTEHSVFRQDLIEELRKAGGATEEEKGEDRTYRVKFTLGGRKISTLVHVGSVPGSEARAVIGRRDLQGYYIDPTKKHPLVPAHTRVTVNLRPVDRTLSEIDEQLLLLKYLKPINLPEERERLENDDSHSPLFLYPDLPVDLDAVEERLLKVTCDETPLGELLAKKRRELLLRVALIRTRGDTPRFTAASQALFGAPHADILGAAQHFLRTRIASDLPPPKSQMLTAERAAEVFEWELKKYGLHEWQVLVRAALVADCTVGWRRLYLREGALFSEEHVRSLVAHEIETHILTSENGSQQPYTLFRRGFANYLDTQEGLAVFNQNRILSPHHEKRNGPARSVLAVAYAKEHSFVDTRRHLQEELGYRPAKALTKAIELKRGLHDTAEPGCFTKSLVYFRGWHAVERFAQEGGDLKRLYIGKIALEDLELAEKVEGVVPPGLVPDFLRQ; encoded by the coding sequence ATGTTCCCCATCGTCAAGCACGGCATCCTGGGCCTCAACGCGCGGAACCTGCTCTACCTCAAGCCCTTCAACCCCCAGCGGGCGGTGGCGCTGGCGGACAGCAAGCTGAAGACCAAGGCGTTCCTCTCCGCGCGCGGCATTCCCGTGGCCAAAGTGTACGGGCGCATTGAGAACCGCTGGCAACTGCGCGCGTTCGATTTCGCCTCCCTCCCCGATGAGTGCGTCCTCAAGCCCAATTTCGGGTATGGCGGGGAAGGCATCCTCATCCTCAAGGGGCGGCGCAAGGGGCGGTTCCTGGAGGAGGGTAGGGTGGAGGTTTCCGAGGAGCGGTTGCGGGAGCACATTGAGAACATTCTGGAAGGGCAGTTCTCCGTCAACGGGCGCGCGGATACCGCGTTCTTTGAGCGCATCCTGGCCCCCCACCAAGCCTTCGCCCCCTTCCGTCCCGCCGGCTTGCCCGATATCCGCATCGTGGTGTTCAACCTGGTGCCGGTGATGGCCATGCTCCGCGTACCCACCACGGAGAGCGGGGGTAAGGCGAACGTGCACCAGGGGGGCATCGGCATCGGCATCGATATCGCCAAGGGCGTCACCACGCACGCCGTGCAGGGCAACCGCCACCTGGCGCAGCTCCCCCACGGCGGCTCTCCCGCCGGCATCGCCATTCCCTTCTGGGAAGAGATGCTTCTCCTCGCTTCCCGCATCCAGACCATCACCAACATCGGGTACCTGGCCGTGGACTTCACGCTGGATCGGGAGCAGGGGGTTACGCTTCTGGAGGTGAACGCGCGCGCGGGGCTCATGCTGCAGGTGGCCAACCTCTCGCCCCTGCGACGGCGCTTGGAGCGCGTCAAAGGCCTCAAGATCAGCGCGCCGGAGAAGGGGGTGCGCGTGGCGCAGGACCTCTTCGGCCACAAGGTGCACCCAAAGGCGAGGGAACCCGTGCTGGACCGTCCCCGGCTGGGGGTGCAGGAAACCCTCACCATCCACGGGCAGGGCGTACGGATCGAGATTCCGGCGATCATCGCCCCCGCTGTCACCGAGCACTCCGTGTTCCGCCAGGACCTCATCGAAGAGCTTCGGAAAGCGGGTGGGGCGACGGAGGAGGAGAAGGGGGAGGACCGCACCTACCGTGTGAAGTTCACGCTGGGGGGACGCAAGATCTCCACGCTGGTCCACGTGGGGAGCGTGCCGGGCAGTGAGGCGCGCGCGGTGATCGGGCGGCGGGACCTGCAGGGGTACTACATCGACCCCACCAAGAAGCATCCGCTCGTCCCCGCCCACACGCGCGTGACGGTGAACCTGCGTCCCGTGGACCGTACGCTGTCGGAGATCGACGAGCAGCTCCTCCTCCTCAAGTACCTCAAGCCCATCAACCTGCCCGAGGAGCGGGAGCGCCTGGAGAACGATGATTCCCACAGCCCTCTCTTCCTGTATCCGGACCTCCCCGTGGACCTGGATGCCGTGGAAGAGCGCCTCCTCAAGGTCACGTGCGACGAGACGCCGCTGGGGGAGCTTCTGGCCAAGAAGCGGCGGGAACTCCTGCTGCGGGTGGCGCTCATCCGCACGCGGGGCGACACCCCCCGCTTCACCGCGGCGTCCCAGGCGCTCTTCGGGGCGCCGCACGCGGATATCCTGGGGGCGGCGCAGCACTTCCTCCGCACGCGAATCGCCAGCGACCTTCCCCCGCCCAAGAGCCAGATGCTCACGGCGGAACGCGCGGCGGAGGTCTTCGAGTGGGAACTGAAGAAGTACGGTCTGCATGAGTGGCAGGTACTGGTGCGGGCGGCGCTTGTGGCGGATTGCACGGTGGGCTGGCGGCGGCTGTACCTGCGGGAGGGGGCGCTCTTCTCCGAGGAGCACGTGCGATCACTGGTGGCGCACGAGATCGAGACGCACATCCTCACGTCCGAGAACGGCTCCCAGCAGCCATACACCCTGTTCCGGAGGGGCTTCGCGAACTACCTGGACACACAGGAGGGGCTGGCCGTGTTCAACCAGAACCGCATCCTCTCCCCCCATCACGAGAAGCGCAACGGCCCCGCGCGCAGTGTGCTGGCCGTCGCCTACGCCAAGGAGCACTCGTTCGTGGACACGCGGCGCCACCTCCAGGAGGAGCTGGGGTACCGCCCCGCCAAGGCGCTCACCAAGGCTATCGAGCTCAAGCGCGGCCTGCACGACACCGCGGAGCCGGGGTGTTTTACCAAGAGCCTCGTCTACTTCCGGGGATGGCACGCCGTGGAGCGTTTTGCGCAGGAAGGCGGGGACTTGAAGCGCCTCTACATCGGCAAGATCGCGCTGGAAGACCTGGAGCTGGCGGAGAAGGTGGAGGGAGTGGTTCCGCCGGGGCTGGTGCCGGATTTCCTGCGCCAATGA
- a CDS encoding 7TM domain-containing protein, which yields MKPWSVRLAASILFLGFLPLGGEAAGGLLAQVSLGPPRTQAVISAPEDVPARRPILLDASQSRIVGLNPQYVWFVRGMDEPISRTVDAIYTPDRPGTYLFRLVVQTTVDGNLQQDQTVHEVKVYQRKVVLITDQSVDPARVEAQIAAVSGSLLPGSGLAAGLYVKTLSAPFPASSADRFMQYLGEHIGTLQGADAIILWTKDPAGSLPALQQALRRANRSLLVRGRSIVLVTGGSLKTLAETARAPFVVLQPDRVVLLHPDALGALLQSPDVPSFLEGAGQRDIDVEVVDASTHPVPPWRPLSLLVHTMLVRGIAGQTVLLLLMLPVIATILSFLKQVIGVVTYGLFVPSIIALSFLALGWWVGVLFLLFIVLAGSVSRFLVRRLHILFIPKMAIIITLVSMLVLVLLAINVAFGIVASRDTVFVLLIMSTLSESFLSAKAEQGWASASTGIAQTGGAALLCVFIVQWSWFQTLILAYPELLLLTILANFLVGRYTGLRLSEYVRFRAVLQQRAEE from the coding sequence GTGAAGCCGTGGAGCGTCCGCCTCGCGGCTTCGATCCTCTTTCTCGGGTTCCTTCCCCTGGGGGGTGAGGCGGCGGGGGGACTTCTGGCACAGGTATCCCTCGGCCCTCCCCGCACCCAGGCGGTGATCAGCGCACCGGAAGACGTCCCCGCGCGCCGCCCCATCCTCCTCGACGCTTCCCAGAGCCGCATCGTGGGGCTCAACCCGCAGTACGTCTGGTTCGTGCGGGGCATGGACGAGCCCATCAGCAGGACGGTGGACGCCATCTATACTCCCGACCGCCCCGGCACCTACCTGTTCCGGCTCGTGGTGCAGACCACGGTGGACGGCAATTTGCAGCAGGACCAGACGGTCCATGAAGTGAAAGTGTACCAGCGCAAAGTGGTGCTCATCACCGACCAGAGCGTGGACCCGGCGCGCGTGGAGGCGCAGATCGCCGCCGTGAGCGGATCCCTGCTGCCCGGTTCCGGTCTTGCAGCCGGCCTGTACGTGAAGACGTTGAGCGCTCCCTTCCCCGCCTCTTCGGCGGACCGCTTCATGCAGTACCTGGGGGAACACATCGGCACGCTGCAGGGGGCGGATGCCATCATCCTGTGGACCAAGGATCCCGCCGGTTCTCTCCCCGCCCTCCAGCAGGCGCTGCGCCGCGCCAACCGGTCGCTCCTGGTCCGGGGGCGGAGCATCGTGCTGGTGACGGGAGGTTCCCTCAAAACGCTTGCGGAAACGGCCCGCGCCCCTTTTGTCGTCCTGCAGCCGGACCGGGTGGTCCTCCTCCACCCCGATGCGCTGGGCGCGCTCCTCCAATCGCCCGATGTCCCCTCCTTCCTCGAGGGGGCCGGCCAGCGCGACATAGACGTGGAGGTGGTGGACGCTTCCACGCACCCCGTGCCGCCGTGGCGCCCCCTCTCGCTCCTCGTCCACACCATGCTGGTGCGCGGCATCGCAGGCCAGACCGTGCTCCTGCTCCTCATGCTGCCGGTCATTGCCACCATCCTCTCGTTCCTCAAGCAGGTCATCGGGGTGGTCACGTATGGCCTGTTCGTCCCCTCCATCATCGCCCTCAGTTTCCTGGCGCTGGGATGGTGGGTGGGGGTGTTGTTCCTGCTCTTCATCGTGCTGGCGGGTTCCGTGAGCCGTTTCCTGGTCCGGCGCCTCCATATCCTCTTCATCCCAAAAATGGCCATCATCATCACGCTGGTGAGCATGCTCGTCCTCGTCCTCCTGGCTATCAACGTAGCCTTCGGCATCGTGGCCTCGCGCGATACCGTCTTCGTGCTCCTCATCATGTCCACGCTCTCCGAGAGCTTCCTCTCCGCCAAGGCGGAGCAGGGATGGGCGTCGGCGTCCACGGGCATCGCACAGACCGGCGGGGCGGCGCTCCTGTGCGTGTTCATCGTCCAGTGGTCCTGGTTTCAAACCCTCATTCTGGCGTATCCGGAACTTCTCCTCCTCACCATCCTGGCGAACTTCCTCGTGGGGAGGTACACGGGATTGCGGCTTTCGGAGTACGTGCGTTTCCGGGCCGTCCTGCAGCAGAGGGCGGAGGAATGA
- a CDS encoding HPF/RaiA family ribosome-associated protein — translation MNVQHFEKGLHYSDRDLIVLAKKLGRLATYCERLKDESSAIRVEAERRPTKKDKDQVKVMITVSLPGKKFRAESRRKSPIDAVDRCIEKLEAPLKKYKELHTGRGKAAKFATRRTPRKRRASAPAIAA, via the coding sequence ATGAACGTCCAGCACTTTGAGAAAGGCCTGCATTACAGCGATCGTGATTTGATAGTCCTCGCCAAGAAACTCGGCAGGCTGGCCACGTACTGTGAACGCCTCAAGGATGAGTCTTCCGCCATCCGCGTGGAAGCGGAGCGGCGGCCGACGAAGAAGGACAAGGACCAGGTGAAGGTGATGATCACCGTGTCCCTGCCGGGGAAGAAGTTCCGGGCGGAATCGCGCCGGAAGAGCCCCATTGATGCGGTGGACCGTTGCATTGAAAAACTGGAAGCGCCGCTCAAGAAGTACAAGGAACTGCATACGGGGCGGGGGAAGGCGGCCAAATTCGCCACCAGGCGCACGCCGCGGAAGCGGCGCGCCTCCGCTCCCGCCATCGCCGCGTGA
- a CDS encoding matrixin family metalloprotease, whose amino-acid sequence MVKHIVSWTLTLLFLTVAGLFVYRQLPCRKPIVYSVGRVDARFGMGQEKFALAVEMAEALWEGATGRGLFHRVGTGGMVIRAVYDNRQAARERLEEIGLRLDQGKDAYTTLHAQYEEKRAAYLRLQTAYDAQEATYQRERTDYDSDLQSVQARGPSEEDYNRLEGKRQSVNRLADRINAQQGALRDAVDEVNALVGMLRRVAEQENMSIEEYQDVGESIGEEYEAGAYERVWGTQSITVYAFSKQDELIRLLAHEMGHALGIGHLSEPDSVMYRLNQTGPIALSPADIVAVEKQCAVAPRLWESVKALFSRK is encoded by the coding sequence ATGGTGAAACACATCGTCTCCTGGACTCTCACTCTCCTCTTCCTCACTGTCGCCGGTCTCTTTGTGTACCGGCAGTTGCCGTGCCGGAAACCCATCGTCTACAGCGTGGGGCGGGTGGATGCGCGTTTTGGCATGGGACAGGAGAAGTTCGCGCTGGCAGTGGAGATGGCGGAAGCGCTGTGGGAAGGCGCCACGGGACGCGGTCTCTTCCACAGGGTCGGCACGGGGGGCATGGTCATCCGCGCCGTGTATGACAACCGGCAGGCGGCACGGGAGCGGCTGGAGGAGATCGGCCTCCGGCTGGACCAGGGGAAGGACGCGTACACCACCCTCCATGCGCAGTATGAGGAGAAGCGCGCGGCGTACCTGCGCCTCCAGACGGCGTACGATGCCCAGGAAGCAACCTACCAGCGCGAGCGGACGGATTACGATTCGGACCTGCAGTCGGTGCAGGCGCGGGGGCCGAGCGAGGAGGACTACAACCGCCTGGAAGGTAAGCGCCAGAGCGTCAACCGCCTCGCGGACCGCATCAATGCCCAACAGGGCGCGCTGCGAGACGCCGTGGACGAAGTGAACGCGCTCGTGGGGATGCTGCGCCGCGTCGCCGAGCAGGAAAACATGTCCATCGAGGAGTACCAGGACGTGGGGGAGAGTATCGGGGAGGAGTACGAAGCGGGGGCGTACGAGCGCGTTTGGGGCACGCAGAGCATCACCGTGTACGCGTTCAGCAAACAGGACGAGCTCATCCGCCTCTTGGCGCATGAGATGGGGCATGCCCTGGGCATCGGCCACCTCAGTGAGCCGGATTCCGTGATGTACCGCCTCAACCAAACAGGCCCCATTGCCCTTTCCCCCGCGGACATCGTGGCAGTGGAGAAGCAGTGTGCAGTGGCGCCACGCCTGTGGGAGAGCGTGAAGGCGCTGTTTTCAAGGAAATAG